In one Paracoccus everestensis genomic region, the following are encoded:
- the ureG gene encoding urease accessory protein UreG: MSQNGPLRVGIGGPVGAGKTTLTEQLARALAPRLSMAVITNDIYTREDAEALMRAQVLPAERIRGVETGGCPHTAIREDASINLAAIADLNAAFPDLDLILIESGGDNLAATFSPELADLTIYVIDTAAGQDIPRKRGPGLARSDLLVVNKTDLAPHVGVDALLLESDARTARGARPVVMAQLRHGAGVQDIVDFLIDQGGLQPCAA; the protein is encoded by the coding sequence ATGAGCCAGAACGGTCCCCTCCGCGTCGGCATCGGCGGCCCTGTCGGCGCCGGCAAGACCACGCTGACCGAGCAACTGGCCCGCGCGCTTGCCCCGCGCCTGTCCATGGCCGTGATCACCAACGACATCTACACGCGCGAGGATGCCGAGGCGCTGATGCGCGCCCAGGTTCTGCCCGCCGAACGCATCCGGGGCGTGGAAACGGGCGGCTGCCCCCACACGGCGATCCGGGAAGACGCCAGCATCAACCTGGCCGCCATCGCCGACCTGAATGCGGCCTTCCCGGACCTGGACCTGATCCTGATCGAATCGGGAGGCGACAACCTGGCCGCGACCTTTTCCCCGGAACTGGCCGACCTGACCATCTATGTCATCGACACGGCGGCAGGCCAGGACATCCCCCGCAAGCGCGGGCCGGGACTGGCGCGATCGGATCTGCTGGTGGTGAACAAGACCGACCTTGCGCCCCATGTGGGCGTGGACGCGTTGTTGCTGGAATCCGACGCGCGAACCGCGCGCGGTGCCCGCCCGGTGGTCATGGCGCAGTTGCGCCACGGGGCAGGCGTGCAGGATATCGTCGATTTCCTGATCGACCAAGGCGGCCTGCAACCCTGCGCAGCCTGA
- a CDS encoding urease accessory protein UreE: MITATSIIRNAPAPFDGEVSLDYEGRLLRRKKLTCAAGDFLVDLPEVTSLEDGDAFELSDGRQIVVRAKPEPVMVIRGHLARLSWHIGNRHTPCRIEADRLIIRQDHVLEAMLRKLGAEICHKELPFRPEGGAYGHGRTFGHDHGHNPSGLPSHAHDHDPAKGHSHSNGHSHSNGHIHHHA; the protein is encoded by the coding sequence ATGATCACCGCCACAAGCATTATCCGCAACGCACCCGCACCGTTCGATGGCGAGGTTTCGCTGGATTACGAAGGCCGCCTGTTGCGGCGCAAGAAGCTGACCTGCGCGGCGGGCGATTTCCTGGTGGACCTGCCCGAAGTGACCAGCCTGGAGGACGGCGACGCCTTTGAACTGTCCGATGGGCGCCAGATCGTGGTGCGCGCGAAACCCGAACCCGTGATGGTGATCCGCGGCCATCTGGCGCGCCTTTCCTGGCATATCGGCAACCGCCACACCCCTTGCCGGATCGAGGCCGATCGCCTGATCATCCGCCAGGACCATGTGCTGGAGGCGATGCTGCGCAAGCTGGGGGCCGAGATTTGCCACAAGGAACTGCCCTTCCGCCCGGAAGGGGGCGCTTATGGCCATGGCCGGACCTTCGGCCACGACCACGGGCACAATCCCTCGGGCCTCCCGTCCCATGCACATGACCACGATCCAGCCAAGGGGCACAGCCATTCGAACGGGCACAGCCATTCCAACGGCCATATCCACCACCACGCCTGA
- the urtB gene encoding urea ABC transporter permease subunit UrtB — protein MIRPLIVLALTLLLAAPAAANPALEAVIADNLDQIEKPSRRSVEPLVGRIAATGPEGLALLSAWADRSLGVTDDGRLLIVAGDRASDAVTGQPVPGADPKMLRPNSGVRGVIESVLVASEISNPDPVRRAAALASIARDGTAEHLAALRSAAPEADPALALQRDRVASLLTIRFDPDPAVRVAAIDDLAGGVGLDFRAALNPLLVTTRIAAPAEPDANIARELTVGDDDFPREAAIALLTSQGILQPRLTPADQRNALAANIVNGSVGGVPVADLSDPAARDRAYEALEASGAVPPAATDGEADAAIAANRFFETYAEPNAAVTDAARAAQTGAQVRLAAMTGIDLGLDALSLASIYFLAAIGLAVTFGVMRVINMAHGEFIMMGAYTGYAVQTLIADRTLSLVVALPLAFVVTFGAGVLLYRLVIRHLAHRPLETLLATFGVSIALQQLAKNIFGTQARPLTAPAWLEGSIIVNDVISISSIRVAIFVLALLFLGLFLFIMKRTRLGLEVRAVTQNPGMAASMGINPDRIAMMTFGLGSGIAGIAGVAIGLFAQVTSELGQQYIVQSFMTVVVGGVGNIWGTLAGATLIGGLSKVIEALNPANTLAAQTFMILFIIIFIQFRPRGIIPQRGRAAEA, from the coding sequence ATGATCCGCCCGCTGATCGTTCTTGCCCTGACGCTGCTTCTGGCGGCGCCCGCCGCGGCCAACCCCGCGCTTGAAGCGGTCATTGCCGACAACCTGGACCAGATCGAGAAGCCCTCGCGCCGGTCGGTGGAACCGCTGGTGGGCCGGATCGCGGCCACCGGTCCCGAAGGTCTGGCCCTGCTGTCCGCCTGGGCCGACCGGTCGCTGGGCGTCACGGATGACGGGCGGCTGCTGATCGTGGCCGGTGATAGGGCCAGCGACGCGGTGACGGGCCAGCCCGTTCCCGGCGCCGATCCGAAAATGCTGCGCCCCAATTCCGGCGTGCGCGGCGTGATCGAATCTGTCCTGGTCGCGAGTGAGATTTCCAACCCCGACCCGGTGCGCCGGGCTGCCGCCCTGGCCTCCATCGCCCGCGACGGCACGGCCGAGCATCTGGCAGCCCTGCGATCTGCCGCGCCCGAAGCCGATCCTGCCCTGGCCTTGCAGCGCGATCGCGTGGCCAGCCTTTTGACGATCCGCTTCGATCCCGACCCCGCCGTCCGCGTCGCGGCCATCGACGACCTGGCGGGCGGGGTGGGTCTCGACTTTCGTGCGGCGCTGAACCCGCTGCTGGTGACAACGCGCATCGCCGCGCCCGCCGAACCGGATGCCAACATCGCCCGCGAACTGACCGTTGGTGACGACGATTTCCCGCGCGAGGCCGCCATTGCCCTGCTGACCAGCCAAGGCATCCTGCAACCCCGCCTGACCCCCGCCGACCAGCGCAACGCGCTTGCCGCCAACATCGTGAACGGAAGCGTGGGCGGCGTCCCGGTGGCAGACCTGTCCGACCCCGCCGCCCGTGACCGCGCCTACGAGGCGCTCGAGGCCTCGGGCGCGGTCCCCCCCGCCGCAACGGACGGCGAGGCTGACGCGGCAATCGCCGCCAATCGGTTTTTCGAAACCTACGCAGAACCCAATGCCGCCGTGACCGACGCCGCCCGCGCCGCGCAGACCGGCGCGCAGGTACGGCTGGCGGCCATGACCGGCATCGACCTGGGGCTGGACGCGCTGTCCTTGGCCTCGATCTATTTCCTGGCGGCCATCGGGCTGGCGGTGACCTTCGGGGTGATGCGCGTCATCAACATGGCGCATGGGGAATTCATCATGATGGGTGCCTATACCGGCTATGCCGTGCAAACCCTGATCGCCGACCGCACCCTGTCGCTGGTCGTGGCCTTGCCGCTGGCCTTCGTCGTGACCTTCGGCGCCGGGGTGCTGCTCTATCGGCTGGTCATCCGCCACCTAGCGCACCGTCCGCTGGAGACGCTGCTGGCGACCTTTGGCGTGTCCATCGCGCTGCAACAGTTGGCCAAGAACATCTTCGGCACCCAGGCCCGCCCGCTGACCGCCCCCGCCTGGCTGGAAGGATCCATCATCGTCAACGACGTGATCTCGATTTCCTCGATCCGGGTGGCGATCTTCGTGCTGGCCCTGCTGTTCCTGGGCCTGTTCCTGTTCATCATGAAGCGCACCCGGCTTGGGCTGGAGGTCCGCGCCGTGACCCAGAACCCCGGCATGGCGGCGTCGATGGGCATCAACCCCGATCGCATCGCCATGATGACCTTTGGCCTGGGATCGGGCATCGCGGGCATCGCGGGCGTGGCCATCGGGCTGTTCGCGCAGGTCACCTCGGAACTGGGCCAGCAATACATCGTGCAAAGCTTCATGACCGTGGTCGTGGGGGGCGTGGGCAACATCTGGGGCACGCTGGCGGGCGCCACGCTGATCGGCGGGCTGTCCAAGGTGATCGAGGCGCTGAACCCCGCCAACACCCTGGCCGCGCAGACCTTCATGATCCTGTTCATCATCATCTTCATTCAGTTCCGCCCGCGCGGCATCATCCCGCAACGCGGCCGCGCGGCAGAGGCGTGA
- a CDS encoding urease subunit beta, with protein MTPGEILTAPGEIILNKGRDSVTVMVANTGDRPIQVGSHYHFAETNPALHFDRAAARGMRLSIPAGTAVRFEPGQSREVRLIPYAGDRMVQGFRKDIMGAL; from the coding sequence GTGACCCCCGGCGAAATCCTGACCGCCCCGGGCGAGATCATCCTGAACAAGGGCCGCGATTCCGTCACGGTGATGGTGGCAAACACCGGCGACCGCCCGATCCAGGTGGGCAGCCATTATCATTTCGCGGAAACCAACCCGGCGCTGCATTTCGACCGGGCCGCAGCGCGGGGAATGCGCCTGTCCATTCCCGCAGGCACCGCAGTCCGCTTCGAACCCGGCCAGTCGCGCGAGGTCCGCCTGATCCCCTATGCGGGCGACCGCATGGTCCAGGGTTTCCGCAAAGACATCATGGGGGCGCTATGA
- a CDS encoding urease subunit gamma: MNLSPREREKLLVSVAAMVARGRLARGVKLNHPEAIALITDFVVEGARDGRTVADLMAAGAHVITADQCMTGVPAMIDSVQVEATFPDGTKLVTVHHPIRQEA; the protein is encoded by the coding sequence ATGAACCTTTCCCCCCGCGAACGAGAAAAACTGCTGGTGTCCGTCGCCGCGATGGTGGCGCGTGGCCGGTTGGCGCGCGGCGTCAAGCTGAACCACCCCGAGGCGATCGCCCTGATCACCGATTTCGTGGTCGAGGGCGCGCGCGACGGCCGAACGGTGGCCGACCTGATGGCGGCGGGTGCTCATGTGATCACAGCCGACCAGTGCATGACCGGCGTCCCCGCCATGATCGACTCCGTGCAGGTCGAGGCCACCTTTCCCGACGGCACCAAGCTTGTCACCGTCCATCACCCGATCCGCCAAGAGGCCTGA
- a CDS encoding urease accessory protein UreD, whose protein sequence is MFDATDPMPVLQRSRGAAHVVLGPRGLADLAQGGSAKAMLPRITAGLPQIVFLNTSGGLASGDRLSFAVTLRPATRALATTQTAERAYRATGPAARAEVRLTVGDNGWLDWLPQETILFDEARLERDTTVDLAPGAGCLLLEMIVLGRLAMGECPRRLHLRDRRVVRRAGRIVHHDAMALDDAALPRLGGPALLDDARAVATLTMIAPHAPDLLAPARAGLDEPGVTGAASAPPGRLVIRLLARDDWPLRRQVNRLLTTLRPDPLPRIWQV, encoded by the coding sequence ATGTTCGACGCAACCGATCCCATGCCCGTTCTTCAGCGCAGCCGTGGCGCAGCCCATGTTGTTCTGGGGCCGCGCGGGCTGGCCGATCTGGCGCAAGGGGGATCGGCCAAGGCGATGCTGCCCCGCATCACGGCGGGCCTGCCGCAGATCGTGTTCCTGAACACATCGGGCGGTCTGGCCTCGGGGGACCGGCTGTCATTCGCGGTAACGCTTCGGCCTGCCACCCGCGCCCTGGCAACCACCCAGACCGCCGAACGCGCCTATCGCGCCACAGGCCCCGCAGCGCGGGCCGAGGTCCGGCTGACCGTGGGGGACAACGGCTGGCTCGACTGGCTGCCGCAGGAAACGATCCTGTTCGACGAGGCCCGGCTGGAGCGTGACACGACGGTCGATCTGGCCCCCGGCGCAGGCTGCCTGCTGCTGGAGATGATCGTGCTGGGGCGCCTTGCCATGGGCGAATGTCCCCGCCGCCTGCATCTGCGCGACCGCCGCGTGGTGCGCCGGGCAGGACGGATCGTCCATCACGACGCGATGGCCCTGGATGACGCGGCGCTGCCCCGGCTGGGGGGTCCGGCCCTGCTGGACGACGCCCGCGCGGTGGCGACCCTGACGATGATCGCGCCCCATGCGCCCGACCTGCTGGCACCCGCCCGCGCCGGTCTTGACGAACCGGGCGTCACGGGCGCCGCCAGCGCCCCGCCGGGCCGGCTGGTGATCCGCCTGCTGGCGCGGGACGACTGGCCCCTGCGGCGGCAGGTCAACCGGTTGCTGACCACGCTTCGCCCCGATCCCCTTCCCCGCATCTGGCAGGTTTGA
- the urtA gene encoding urea ABC transporter substrate-binding protein, whose translation MMNKLSTMLALTTAMGLATGAMAQEGEPIRIGVLHSLSGTMAISETTLKDTVLMMVEQQNAKGGLLGRPLEAVVVDPASDWPLFAEKARELLTVSEVDAIFGCWTSVSRKSVLPVIEELNGLLFYPVQYEGEESSRNVIYTGAAPNQQAIPAVDYMAEELGVEKWALLGTDYVYPRTTNNILDAYLKGKGVAEGDIFVNYTPFGHSDWSKIVADVVALGADGKKVGVVSTINGDANVGFYKELAAAGVSADDIPVMAFSVGEEELAGLDTANLVGHLAAWNYFQTAESDGNTAFIEEWKAFIGDDERVTNDPMEATVIGFNAWVAAVEKAGTTDVDPVLDAIIGVEVPNLTGGTATILPNHHLTKPVLIGEIREDGQFDIVSQTEPVPGDAWTDFLPESAKLDADWPGKDCGMFNTETNACVQVQSNY comes from the coding sequence ATGATGAACAAACTGTCCACGATGCTGGCGCTGACCACTGCGATGGGGCTGGCGACCGGGGCCATGGCGCAGGAAGGCGAGCCGATCAGGATCGGCGTGCTGCATTCGCTGTCGGGCACCATGGCGATTTCGGAAACGACGCTGAAGGACACGGTCCTGATGATGGTCGAACAGCAGAACGCCAAGGGCGGGCTTCTGGGCCGCCCGCTGGAAGCCGTGGTGGTGGACCCCGCATCCGACTGGCCGCTGTTTGCCGAAAAGGCGCGCGAGTTGCTGACCGTTTCCGAGGTGGATGCGATCTTCGGCTGCTGGACCAGCGTGTCGCGCAAGTCGGTCCTGCCGGTGATCGAGGAACTGAACGGCCTGCTGTTCTATCCCGTCCAGTACGAAGGTGAGGAGTCGTCCAGGAACGTGATCTATACCGGCGCCGCGCCGAACCAGCAGGCGATCCCGGCGGTGGACTACATGGCCGAGGAACTGGGCGTCGAGAAATGGGCGCTGCTGGGCACCGACTACGTCTATCCGCGCACCACGAACAACATCCTGGACGCCTATCTGAAGGGCAAGGGCGTGGCGGAAGGCGACATCTTCGTCAACTACACTCCCTTCGGCCATTCCGACTGGTCCAAGATCGTGGCCGATGTCGTGGCGCTTGGGGCGGATGGCAAGAAGGTGGGCGTGGTGTCCACCATCAACGGCGACGCGAATGTAGGCTTCTACAAGGAACTGGCGGCGGCAGGTGTCAGCGCCGACGACATCCCGGTCATGGCGTTTTCGGTGGGCGAGGAGGAACTGGCGGGCCTGGATACCGCGAACCTGGTCGGGCACCTGGCCGCCTGGAACTATTTCCAGACCGCCGAATCGGACGGCAACACCGCCTTCATCGAGGAATGGAAGGCCTTTATCGGCGACGACGAACGGGTGACCAACGACCCGATGGAGGCCACGGTGATCGGCTTCAACGCCTGGGTCGCGGCGGTCGAAAAGGCCGGCACCACCGATGTCGATCCGGTTCTGGACGCCATTATCGGGGTTGAGGTTCCGAACCTGACCGGCGGCACCGCCACGATCCTGCCGAACCACCACCTGACCAAGCCCGTCCTGATCGGGGAAATCCGCGAGGACGGCCAGTTCGACATCGTCAGCCAGACCGAGCCCGTGCCGGGCGACGCCTGGACCGACTTCCTGCCGGAATCGGCCAAGCTGGACGCCGACTGGCCGGGCAAGGACTGCGGAATGTTCAACACCGAAACGAACGCCTGCGTGCAGGTCCAGTCCAACTATTGA
- a CDS encoding urease accessory protein UreF, with amino-acid sequence MTTIQPRGTAIRTGTAIPTAISTTTPEAARLLLAQILSPAFPVGGFAWSQGLEWAMDQGAVSRATLSQWLADWMDHGAGWTDAVLAALSLRATDHASLDDLARAACLTAQRLAETVEQGTAFAANITALTGQPQPPAALPVAFGRTCAAMPLPHPEIIAAFLQAQAAALISTAVRFMPLGPVEGQRMLTALQPAILATAGRAAEATEDDLASTAWGADIAAMRHETMTVRIFRS; translated from the coding sequence ATGACCACGATCCAGCCAAGGGGCACAGCCATTCGAACGGGCACAGCCATTCCAACGGCCATATCCACCACCACGCCTGAGGCCGCGCGGCTGCTTCTGGCCCAGATCCTGTCGCCCGCCTTTCCCGTGGGCGGCTTTGCCTGGTCGCAGGGTCTGGAATGGGCGATGGATCAAGGGGCCGTCTCCCGTGCGACCCTTTCGCAATGGCTGGCGGACTGGATGGATCATGGTGCAGGCTGGACGGATGCCGTTCTTGCCGCGCTGTCGCTGCGCGCCACGGATCACGCGTCCCTGGACGATCTGGCCCGCGCCGCCTGCCTGACCGCGCAACGCCTGGCCGAGACGGTCGAACAGGGCACCGCCTTCGCCGCCAATATCACGGCCCTGACCGGCCAGCCGCAGCCCCCAGCCGCGCTTCCCGTGGCCTTTGGCCGCACCTGCGCCGCGATGCCCCTGCCGCACCCGGAAATCATCGCGGCCTTTCTGCAAGCCCAAGCCGCAGCGCTGATCAGCACCGCCGTCCGCTTCATGCCCCTCGGCCCGGTCGAGGGACAGCGGATGCTGACGGCGCTGCAGCCCGCGATCCTTGCCACGGCCGGCCGCGCCGCCGAAGCCACCGAAGACGACCTTGCCAGCACGGCTTGGGGCGCAGACATCGCCGCGATGCGGCACGAAACCATGACAGTCAGGATATTCAGATCATGA
- the ureC gene encoding urease subunit alpha yields MTRLSRADYAALYGPTTGDRIRLADTDLLIEVERDLTTPGEEVKFGGGKVVRDGMGQSQVTRQGGAMDTIITGVVVFDHQGITKADVGLRDGRIAGIGKAGNPDTQPGVTLIIGPGTEIIAGEGRILTPGGFDCHIHYICPQQVDHALHSGVTTLLGGGTGPAHGTLATTCTPGPWHIARMMEACADLPVNIGIAGKGNASLPAALEEQVRAGACALKLHEDWGTTPAAIDCCLRVADAMDVQVMIHTDTLNESGFVEDTMAAIAGRTIHAYHTEGAGGGHAPDIIRMVGMGNVLPSSTNPTRPYTANTVEEHLDMLMVCHHLDRRIPEDVAFAESRIRRETIAAEDILHDLGAFSVISSDSQAMGRIGEVIIRTWQTADKMRRQRGRLPGEQGDNDNLRARRYIAKYTINPAIAHGVSAHIGSVTPGKRADLVLWSPAFFGVKPEMVLVGGQISVAQMGDPNGSIPVQPVFSRPMWGHTGRASALFVSKAGLEDGAGEGLHKTLIAVENTRDIGKADMALNSAMPVIEVDPETYEVRADGELLTCEPATELPMAQRYFLF; encoded by the coding sequence ATGACCCGCCTGTCGCGCGCCGATTATGCGGCCCTTTACGGCCCTACCACCGGCGACCGCATCCGCCTGGCCGACACCGACCTGCTGATCGAGGTCGAGCGCGACCTGACCACCCCCGGCGAGGAGGTTAAGTTCGGCGGCGGCAAGGTCGTCCGCGACGGCATGGGCCAATCCCAGGTCACGCGCCAAGGCGGGGCGATGGACACGATCATCACCGGCGTCGTGGTCTTCGATCATCAAGGCATCACCAAGGCCGACGTGGGCCTGCGCGACGGCCGTATCGCGGGCATCGGCAAGGCGGGCAACCCCGACACGCAGCCCGGTGTCACCCTCATCATCGGTCCCGGCACCGAAATCATCGCGGGCGAGGGGCGGATACTGACGCCCGGCGGCTTTGACTGCCACATCCACTACATCTGCCCGCAGCAGGTGGACCATGCGCTGCATTCCGGCGTCACCACCCTGCTGGGCGGCGGCACCGGGCCCGCACATGGGACGCTGGCCACAACCTGCACGCCCGGCCCCTGGCACATCGCCCGGATGATGGAGGCCTGCGCCGACCTGCCCGTCAACATCGGCATCGCCGGCAAGGGCAATGCCAGCCTTCCCGCGGCCCTTGAGGAACAGGTCCGCGCCGGGGCCTGCGCGCTGAAGCTGCACGAGGACTGGGGCACCACCCCTGCCGCCATCGATTGCTGCCTAAGGGTGGCGGATGCCATGGACGTGCAGGTGATGATCCACACCGACACGCTGAACGAATCCGGCTTTGTCGAGGATACCATGGCGGCCATCGCGGGCCGCACGATCCACGCCTATCACACCGAGGGCGCAGGCGGCGGCCACGCCCCCGACATTATCCGCATGGTGGGCATGGGCAATGTCCTGCCCTCGTCCACCAACCCGACGCGCCCCTATACCGCCAACACGGTCGAGGAGCATCTGGACATGCTGATGGTCTGCCATCACCTGGACCGCCGCATCCCCGAGGACGTGGCCTTCGCCGAATCCCGCATCCGGCGCGAAACCATCGCGGCCGAGGACATCCTGCACGACCTGGGCGCGTTCAGCGTCATTTCGTCCGACAGCCAGGCCATGGGCCGGATCGGAGAGGTGATCATCCGCACCTGGCAGACCGCCGACAAGATGCGCCGCCAGCGGGGCCGGCTGCCCGGCGAACAGGGCGACAACGACAACCTGCGCGCCCGGCGGTACATCGCGAAATACACGATCAACCCGGCCATCGCGCACGGCGTTTCCGCCCATATCGGCAGCGTCACCCCCGGCAAGCGCGCCGACCTGGTGCTGTGGTCGCCCGCCTTCTTCGGGGTCAAGCCGGAAATGGTCCTGGTCGGCGGGCAGATCAGCGTGGCGCAGATGGGCGACCCCAACGGCTCCATCCCCGTGCAGCCTGTGTTCAGCCGCCCGATGTGGGGGCATACGGGCCGCGCCTCGGCGCTGTTCGTCAGCAAGGCGGGATTGGAAGACGGCGCAGGAGAAGGCCTGCACAAGACCCTGATCGCGGTCGAAAACACCCGCGACATCGGCAAGGCCGACATGGCCTTGAACAGCGCCATGCCGGTGATCGAGGTCGATCCCGAAACCTACGAAGTGCGCGCCGATGGAGAATTGTTAACTTGCGAGCCTGCGACGGAACTGCCGATGGCCCAACGCTATTTTCTCTTTTGA
- a CDS encoding HupE/UreJ family protein, whose amino-acid sequence MKKPILAAALLLPQAALAHPGHHDAGQFASGLTHPVGGPDHLLAMLALGLLAAQVGGRALWALPLAFVGSMIAGGLAGFDGLPFPGVEPMILASVAVLGALVAMAVRLPLAVLLPGVALFGLAHGWAHGAEGPAAGLAAYAMGFAIATMALHLAGIGLGKLLGRSVLLRGLGGGTAVAGLALAMVG is encoded by the coding sequence ATGAAAAAGCCCATCCTTGCCGCCGCCCTGCTGCTGCCCCAGGCCGCCCTGGCCCATCCCGGTCACCATGACGCGGGCCAGTTCGCCAGCGGCCTGACCCATCCCGTTGGCGGGCCCGATCATCTGCTGGCGATGCTGGCGCTTGGCCTGCTGGCAGCCCAGGTCGGCGGTCGCGCGCTGTGGGCGCTGCCCTTGGCCTTCGTGGGCAGCATGATCGCGGGCGGTCTGGCGGGTTTCGATGGCCTGCCCTTTCCGGGGGTCGAGCCGATGATCCTTGCCTCGGTCGCCGTCCTGGGGGCTTTGGTGGCAATGGCCGTGCGCCTGCCGCTGGCGGTGCTGCTGCCGGGGGTGGCGTTGTTCGGCCTTGCCCATGGCTGGGCGCATGGCGCCGAAGGGCCTGCGGCGGGGCTGGCCGCATATGCCATGGGCTTTGCCATCGCGACCATGGCGCTGCATCTGGCGGGCATCGGCCTGGGCAAGCTGCTGGGCCGCAGCGTCCTGCTGCGCGGGCTTGGCGGCGGCACGGCTGTGGCGGGCCTGGCGCTTGCGATGGTGGGCTGA